From a single Haladaptatus caseinilyticus genomic region:
- a CDS encoding GMC oxidoreductase, with amino-acid sequence MRDPDVVVVGAGADGPAAAWKLANDHGLDVLVLEGGAWHGNKQWPKPHADAGGTVSTDPDDLDGKLLDEQFTHREADANDPTWGYLRVGPADHSRAPWFRNLHQNAFIWQISAVGGTSLHYFANHPRAYPYAINEQPHWPIDYEELVPYYQLNEENTSTQQAPMTGKEEVFIEGATNAGYPLIETKNVTETGWRPQANAVEVPGRQTATGEPLNSEYEGSFSYDDGFRGDTLVGDHFQGSSTPIDAPVRDKARKSSNVGYVPRALDTNKDATKGNVAIRPNAYVTDVETKEGFGSIEATGVTFRDSWSGQTQTVEADTIILAGGCIETPRLWLNAGLPDDGWVGKGLTTHWFDWVVGVYDEETIEDINPDMKHMDPYIGQNSAVRFDKPGVGGMEDIGMSPGLVSYADYLFSQAGYSFDTPVDPDEPWDTRGYVVGKELKRRMSNYRQTKALLILTDDLPRQDNGISLDNTFSDEHGAVPKVKWEPHPEDDAKRDELSRIAARIHKEAGAEHVHRCDWPPLLLHMQSSMRMGKVLDSNAEAKNVDRLFVADHSALANGLGGPNPTNSGQALALRTADRIADLYF; translated from the coding sequence ATGCGGGATCCTGATGTCGTCGTTGTTGGGGCCGGTGCTGATGGTCCTGCTGCCGCATGGAAACTCGCTAACGACCACGGCCTAGATGTACTCGTCTTGGAAGGCGGTGCATGGCACGGCAACAAGCAATGGCCAAAACCCCACGCCGACGCAGGCGGAACGGTGAGTACAGACCCAGACGACCTTGATGGTAAGTTATTAGACGAGCAATTCACGCACCGCGAAGCCGACGCGAATGACCCGACATGGGGGTACCTCCGAGTTGGACCCGCCGATCACTCGCGGGCGCCGTGGTTCCGGAACCTCCACCAGAACGCGTTCATCTGGCAGATCAGCGCGGTCGGCGGGACATCGCTGCACTACTTCGCCAACCACCCGCGAGCGTACCCCTACGCGATCAACGAACAACCTCACTGGCCCATCGATTACGAGGAGCTTGTTCCCTACTACCAACTCAACGAAGAGAATACGAGCACCCAGCAGGCCCCAATGACGGGCAAAGAGGAGGTGTTCATTGAAGGAGCAACAAACGCGGGCTACCCGCTCATCGAGACGAAGAATGTGACCGAAACCGGATGGCGACCGCAGGCCAACGCGGTCGAAGTGCCCGGGCGACAAACCGCAACCGGCGAACCCCTCAATTCTGAGTACGAGGGGTCGTTCAGCTACGACGACGGCTTCCGCGGTGATACGCTCGTTGGCGATCACTTCCAGGGGTCGTCGACACCCATAGACGCGCCTGTGCGTGACAAAGCCCGAAAATCCAGCAATGTGGGCTACGTGCCTCGTGCCCTCGATACTAATAAAGATGCCACGAAGGGGAACGTCGCCATCCGACCGAACGCCTACGTTACGGACGTCGAAACTAAGGAAGGATTCGGGAGTATCGAAGCGACCGGCGTCACGTTCCGCGACAGCTGGTCTGGCCAAACGCAGACCGTCGAGGCGGATACCATTATCCTTGCCGGTGGTTGTATCGAGACGCCGCGACTGTGGCTTAACGCAGGGCTTCCGGATGACGGCTGGGTCGGCAAAGGGCTGACGACACACTGGTTCGACTGGGTCGTCGGCGTCTACGACGAGGAGACCATCGAGGACATCAATCCCGATATGAAACACATGGATCCGTATATCGGGCAGAACTCTGCAGTCAGATTCGATAAACCCGGCGTCGGCGGCATGGAAGACATTGGGATGTCACCTGGCCTCGTCTCCTATGCCGACTATCTGTTCAGCCAGGCGGGGTACAGCTTCGACACGCCGGTTGACCCGGACGAACCGTGGGATACCCGTGGCTACGTTGTCGGAAAGGAACTAAAGCGTCGGATGTCCAATTACCGACAGACAAAGGCGCTGTTGATCCTCACCGACGATCTACCGCGCCAAGACAACGGAATCTCGCTTGACAATACGTTCTCCGATGAACACGGCGCGGTACCGAAGGTCAAATGGGAGCCACATCCGGAAGATGATGCAAAGCGCGACGAACTTTCGCGTATTGCAGCCCGCATCCACAAAGAAGCCGGCGCCGAGCACGTCCACCGATGTGACTGGCCGCCACTGCTCCTGCACATGCAGTCATCCATGCGCATGGGCAAGGTGCTCGATTCGAACGCCGAGGCAAAGAACGTCGATCGACTATTCGTCGCCGATCACTCTGCGCTGGCGAACGGGCTTGGCGGCCCGAACCCGACGAATAGTGGCCAGGCACTTGCACTACGGACTGCTGATCGTATCGCCGATCTCTACTTCTAA
- a CDS encoding HalOD1 output domain-containing protein: protein MTEDVSNENRSVNLEQTLRADRVGYDPETETYYAQYDTENVENLTTTIVRSVSAVTGNPPREFDPLYDVIDPDALKDLFDKPRRNAPNHDGVYVTFKFASCEIAINWDGEIQVTPP from the coding sequence ATGACCGAGGACGTTTCCAATGAGAATCGATCAGTCAATCTTGAACAGACGCTCCGAGCAGATCGAGTTGGATATGATCCAGAGACAGAGACCTATTACGCTCAATACGATACAGAGAATGTCGAGAATTTAACGACCACGATTGTTCGATCAGTGTCGGCAGTCACAGGAAATCCACCTCGGGAGTTCGATCCATTATACGACGTGATTGATCCGGATGCACTCAAAGATCTGTTTGACAAACCCAGACGCAACGCACCCAATCACGATGGAGTGTATGTCACCTTCAAATTCGCATCGTGCGAAATAGCAATTAACTGGGACGGTGAAATTCAAGTCACCCCACCATAG
- a CDS encoding DUF7344 domain-containing protein encodes MTDFPTENDDSDSHPPEEQTDHQDVSFHDIPDHFFSALTNRRRRCVIAYLSNTSSNSATMQELVEDIAARENDNKTDSFNEIEITLFHHHLPKLADIGLVEFDKRSETIRYRDDPRVESLLTHFQS; translated from the coding sequence ATGACGGACTTTCCTACTGAAAACGATGATTCTGACTCGCATCCCCCAGAGGAACAGACCGACCATCAGGACGTCTCCTTCCACGACATTCCGGATCATTTCTTTTCGGCCCTCACTAACCGACGGAGACGTTGTGTGATTGCCTATCTATCCAACACATCGTCCAACAGTGCAACGATGCAAGAACTGGTTGAGGATATCGCAGCGCGAGAAAACGACAATAAGACTGATTCTTTCAATGAGATCGAAATCACGCTCTTCCACCATCATCTTCCAAAGCTCGCTGACATCGGACTCGTTGAGTTTGACAAACGGAGTGAAACAATCCGCTATCGTGACGATCCGCGAGTCGAATCGCTACTGACGCATTTTCAGAGCTAG